The window TTTCCTGTATATAGAGTTTGCGGCAATTGGCACTATGCTGATGATAGCCTGAGAACCAGAAGCTGTAACCTTTTCTGTAGGGACCATAACTTTATGTTAGCAGTCTTTCTTTTCCAGCTTGCTAAATAAATATCAAAGTGGAATAGGAAAAACCATCGATGTGATTCAGAAATGTGTTTATTGAAGATCATTTGATAGTAAAGAGAACCAATCATCAGTATAGGTTTTGCAACATGGACAAGCTAGATCAGGGCTCAGAGTAACAATGAGGCAATGGATTGAAGCACAAGAGAGAGCTGATTCACAACCTTGTTGCTATCAGAGATTGGCGACTTGGGTGGGTTTGCAAACCCCTTCTCACAACTCTGAGCTTCGTTGGCAGCATCAGTTGCACGACTGACAGCAAATTTCGGATTACCTTTGAGAATCGCCTCGATGGCTACTGGGATATCAGCCTGAATAATGGCGTTGTATTTATCAACACAGCCTTGCAAGGCCTTCTGCAACTCAGGATCTGTGGCACCTCCAAGCAATCCTGTAATCTGCTGCAGGTTTGCAGTGGCTTTAACATTGACATTATCAGCTGCTATGTGAGCTAGTCCAGCCACATCTGCATTAGAACTCCGAGGGTCAGACTGCAGAGATGAGACGCAGAGATCAAAAAAGGGTGTCTGTTTGCATGTTGTTTCTATCAGATTGCTGGCTGAGTAGCTTCCAGGGAGAAAACTGAAGGAAATTGCAGCCTGAAGTATGACTAAAGGGATCATATTTGCCATGTTCGGGTGTAGGAACACAAATTTTCGAAAGAGTTGAAACCTCAAATCACTTCTGTACAAAAATGTGTTTGGTGCAAATTTATGGGcttgagaatgaattttctaaaaggaaaaaacacaTGGAAATGGAATAAAATCCTCCAATTTTAGAATATCCGCCTTCAATtggaataaaatttgaatgtgATTTCCAATTAAAGAAATCAAGATAAGATACCTAAATTATacaaattagtaagttttTCAGAATcactttaattaataattaattatttcattcCTTTTCAGAAGATTCCTACCATATCTCCACATGTATCATTTGATATTAGACCACAAGAACAGATGTTGGGAAACTGACAAGATCAGGCCCTCACAGCAGTAATTGGGCAATGGATGCAACTATTGCGCAAAGATCATGCACAGCCTTGTTGCTACCAGAAATTGGCGAATTGGGTGGGTTTCCAAATCTCCTCTCGCAATCATCAGCTTCATTGGCTGCATCAGTTGCACCCTGGACGCCGAACTTCGGATTTCCTTTGGCAACAGCTTCAATGGTAACTGGCATGTCATACTTAATGATAGTGTCGTACAAATCAACACAGTCACGCAAGGCCGTCTGCAGCTTCGGGTCTTTAGCCGCTCTAAGCAACCCGATGATTTGCCTCAGTGTTGCAGTGGCTCTGGCTTTGACTTTATCTGCTCCTATGTGGACTAGCCCCGCCAAATCGGCCCTGGAACTTCGAGGGTCTGATTGTAGAGTAGAGAGGCAGAGGTTGTAAAAGGGTGTCTTCTTGCAAGTTGTTTCTACCAGGTTGTTGGCACCACCACGACCACCCTGCAATTCCAGGGCTGAAACAGGAAGAAAAGTGAAGGAAAATGCAATCTGCAGTAGAACTAAAGGGATGAtgttcttcatcttcttttgGGTGTTGGAAGGTTTGTGAGAACAGGCCGGTCCTTGGGTTATTTTGACACCTCAACCACCTCTATAAATAGTCATGAGAAACAAGTTTCTGcaggaaaaaaattataaaatttacatgCAATACATAAAGTGAAAAGGTATGTAATCCTTATCCTCTTTTAAGAAGTTTGAACTCTCAGGAATAGACAAGGAAGATAAAACTTTTGATCATGGACAATCTTGGGACCAAGAATTGGAAGATAGGAACAAATATCAGggaaaaataacattattaaACCAACATTTCATCTCCAAACAATCGCTTCTGATGGAAAAAACTGGAGCCCATCAAGAGACGTGGTAAGGAAAATTTGTCAAAGTCTATCATATACTTGAATTCACAGTTTGGGTATCTGTAGAGAAATCATCAAAGATTATGATGTGCAAAGTACATAGAATTTCTTTTATAGCATGATCGTTCATATCATGCTTTCAAAAGGGTCCTTCTTTTTGCCATATCCATCCAGCTTTCTCACTGGTTTCAATCTTTCTGCATGCAGAGGATAACACTGTGAGTGGATTCCTTTTGTTTCatgctttttttcttccttctatCATCTCTGTTCATACTTTATGGACAAGATAATGTTTCAAAGGGCACGTAATAAAAGCACCCGTATCATCTCTTTCCAAAGAgggcaaagtgataaacaAATCGTCCCCACACTCAAAAacaggaagaaaaaaagaaaggaatggGGCTGGGAAAATGTTGCCAATTAACTAATGAAAGCATGTAATATTATTGAAAAGCCATTAGCCAATTAGCTTATATGGGCATTATTCTAGCTTGCGTATCTTGACATATGGTATGTTTCTTCTTATGTTAGATTTCTGTCATAacttaaattctaaaagcttaAAAGGAGGAAGCAAACCACATTACCAGCAGCTCATGTGCTATTCTTCAATTAATTGTCCCTTTGAcaaaaaatatgaagaaacTCATTATGTGTCAAAGACTAACAGCTCTCCTTCTGCTTCCTCTAATCCTTGAATTCTTACTTCTTAGCAACACCATCAGCTTCAGTTTCAGAGATCAAAAGGAGTGGATTTGATGCAAGAAACTTGCATTTAATGCTAGTAATAAAGTTGTCCATGATCTTTCTCTTGTGGCATCTAGCATTGTAGGTTTGTTGGGTTAATTCATTATCCAAGGCCGCGGCCATGGATTGAGTCTTGAATTTGAGGGGAGCATCTGATCAATTTTTAAGCAAAATGGGGCTGGAGTTCATACTTAAAAGAGTAATTcaataaaatgataagaacaagagaaagatcatcttttctttcctcttctctttttttttttaaactttttccttccatttttttatcttgatCAATGCATCTAATCGAAATCTTGGGTTGTTCCTCTTTTGTTAAAATCAAAATGGAATAAAAGAATCCTCCTTGAATTAAAAAAGATTGCAGGAATCAAAAATGGCTGCCAACTCAAAGTAGATGATGCAAAGCACAAGAACCAATCTTTAATTAAAGTCATCCTTACTGTGATTTTTATGTTGACTGTGAAGTGAAATAATAATCTAATGCAGAACATACAAAACAAGCCCCCTTTTTGCTTCTACCCGCCACCAATCATGAACTTTCCTGTATCTTCTTATACAATTTCTAGTTTTATCCTATCATGAACCACGCAACCAAGAAAAATTGGAAGCCAAAATTCCAAAAGCAGGATagcaaatttaaatttaatttcagaACATAAAATGAATTCTAACCCCCAGCACTCCGATACTCGGAGTCCCCATTTGTTGACAGGTATCCAACAACATAGTGTGGAAGATGCTGCGAGTATATAGGGATCCTCTGTTGGTTGCAGTCACTCATCTTCCAACTAGCTTTTGTTCCTTTCCTGCTCAAGGTATCAAATTGAGCATACTTGGCTAATTGAGAAGCTTGCACGATGGATAATTCCATTCTTCGCAGAAGGCCTTGATAGCCATTACTGATATTCCTCCAGAAGTCCTCCCTGAGAGATTCTATATCGATGACATTAGTCTTGCCTGGTTGTAAGCCCCAGTAGAAAACGACATTTGGCTCTGCCACATCCAAATCAATGTACTCTGCAGGATTAGGGTCACAAAGACCCTGTACCTCCTCAAGCTGCAACAACTAAACCTCAGAAAGTCTCGGACAAGACCATTAAGATGGAATATATGGATAACAGAGAtctagaattttgaaaatgacaaaaaaaattactgaAAACCCTAGCAACATAAGCCTAGCAAATGCAATCAGTAAACCCGACCCGAAATGGTTACAAGGAAGAGGGACTTCATTCAACCTTTGAAAACTCAACTACTAAGCATGAGACATACAACCGTTATTCACCATAAACTTTGAACAAAGATGACACAAGAGAGCTTTTGTTGTTTTACATTTCATTCACTGCTTCGCACCCAAGATGCATCATGAATATGTGATTCACTCTTCAAGTCCTAGCAAAAGCACCCCTCCTTCCTCTCTTCCTCTCCGTTTTACCCCCAAAATAAGAGGAAGTTACGACAGAAGATGCTTACCTTCAAGATAAGACAGCGAAAGCGAGACTTTATCCAACCCACCCAGTCTCCAAGCTCATCCTGCTTAGAAgctgaaacaaaaattttgacaaatcGGGTATATGTCTGTGTGTATGGAAAAGGCTCCAATATATTGTCAAAATCTGACTTCAGAAGATCCTGCAATACCAAGAAAGTAATTCTCTATTGTAAATGAGTTtagaaaaaggtaaaaatttttaaaaagacAAAACACTATAGGAGAAACAAATTCCTCTATTTTCTGTACTCACCTTCATTCTTAGAAATTAGAGGTACCATCTATAAATTAGACAAATAGATAAAGAGTTTTCCTACCTTCTCCCTCCTATTAAATTAGAAAAGTGGAAGGAAAAGGGGAGGAGTGGAAAAGAAGCCGGAGAAAGATAGGAGCTTATCCATTAAAGACCAATCATAGGAGGTAAGGGAAGGGCTTAGAAGAATTAGTTCTCCTTCCGCTTCAGCTGAATGTAggtgaaagaaaataaacgaGAAAGCCACTAATGGAGTGGGCTTTTCAGATTTATGTGTTATATCCTCCTTGATTCCactcttttcctttcaattTATTCATGTTCCATCTTTCTGAGCCACTCCTTTCTGAACCTTCCCTTTGCTTTCCTCTAtctcaatgaaaaaa is drawn from Theobroma cacao cultivar B97-61/B2 chromosome 4, Criollo_cocoa_genome_V2, whole genome shotgun sequence and contains these coding sequences:
- the LOC18603693 gene encoding cell wall / vacuolar inhibitor of fructosidase 1; translated protein: MKNIIPLVLLQIAFSFTFLPVSALELQGGRGGANNLVETTCKKTPFYNLCLSTLQSDPRSSRADLAGLVHIGADKVKARATATLRQIIGLLRAAKDPKLQTALRDCVDLYDTIIKYDMPVTIEAVAKGNPKFGVQGATDAANEADDCERRFGNPPNSPISGSNKAVHDLCAIVASIAQLLL
- the LOC18603692 gene encoding cell wall / vacuolar inhibitor of fructosidase 1 → MANMIPLVILQAAISFSFLPGSYSASNLIETTCKQTPFFDLCVSSLQSDPRSSNADVAGLAHIAADNVNVKATANLQQITGLLGGATDPELQKALQGCVDKYNAIIQADIPVAIEAILKGNPKFAVSRATDAANEAQSCEKGFANPPKSPISDSNKVVNQLSLVLQSIASLLL